Proteins from one Streptomyces genisteinicus genomic window:
- a CDS encoding enoyl-CoA hydratase/isomerase family protein → MTVSLEVSEGVGTIRLDRPPMNALDIAVQDRLRDLAGEATRRDDVRAVVLWGGDRVFAAGADIKEMQNMDHTAMVLRSRGLQEAFTAVARIPKPVVAAVTGYALGGGCELALCADYRIAAANAKLGQPEILLGLIPGAGGTQRLSRLIGPSRAKDLIFTGRMVKADEALSLGLVDRVVPAEEVYAQALDWAGKLAKGPALALRAAKESVDAGLETDIETGLAIERNWFAGLFATEDRERGMRSFVEEGPGKAKFL, encoded by the coding sequence ATGACTGTTTCCCTCGAAGTCTCCGAAGGCGTCGGCACGATCCGCCTGGACCGGCCCCCGATGAACGCCCTGGACATCGCCGTCCAGGACCGGCTCCGCGACCTCGCCGGGGAGGCGACCCGCCGCGACGACGTGCGGGCCGTGGTCCTCTGGGGCGGCGACCGGGTGTTCGCGGCGGGCGCGGACATCAAGGAGATGCAGAACATGGACCACACCGCGATGGTCCTGCGCTCCCGGGGCCTCCAGGAGGCGTTCACCGCCGTCGCCCGCATCCCGAAGCCCGTGGTGGCCGCCGTCACCGGATACGCGCTCGGCGGCGGCTGCGAGCTCGCCCTGTGCGCCGACTACCGGATCGCCGCCGCCAACGCCAAGCTCGGCCAGCCGGAGATCCTCCTCGGCCTGATCCCCGGCGCCGGCGGCACCCAGCGCCTGTCCCGGCTGATCGGCCCCTCGCGCGCCAAGGACCTCATCTTCACGGGCCGGATGGTCAAGGCGGACGAGGCGCTGTCGCTGGGGCTCGTCGACCGTGTCGTGCCCGCCGAGGAGGTGTACGCGCAGGCGCTCGACTGGGCCGGGAAGCTGGCGAAGGGCCCGGCGCTGGCGCTGCGGGCGGCGAAGGAGTCGGTGGACGCGGGCCTGGAGACCGACATCGAGACGGGCCTCGCGATCGAGCGGAACTGGTTCGCGGGCCTGTTCGCCACCGAGGACCGCGAGCGCGGCATGCGCAGCTTCGTCGAGGAGGGCCCGGGGAAGGCCAAGTTCCTCTAG
- a CDS encoding ATP-binding protein, with protein sequence MAGLEDTGPPRQRTGATAARWVPAVEDEQALKALELYGNPTEGEVRLPSRPESAGIARRLTQCVVLRQWALPAPTCEHAILLVSELVGNAVRHTGARVFGLRMVRRRGWIRVEVRDPSRGLPCLMPVQEMDTSGRGLFLVDTLSDRWGVDLLPRGKTTWFEMRTADR encoded by the coding sequence ATGGCGGGCCTGGAGGACACGGGACCACCGCGGCAGCGCACAGGTGCGACCGCCGCTCGGTGGGTCCCGGCCGTGGAGGACGAACAGGCGCTCAAGGCGCTGGAGTTGTACGGCAATCCGACGGAGGGCGAGGTACGGCTGCCGTCCCGGCCCGAGTCGGCGGGCATCGCGCGCCGGCTCACCCAGTGCGTGGTGCTGCGGCAGTGGGCGCTTCCCGCCCCGACGTGCGAGCACGCCATCCTGCTCGTCTCGGAACTGGTCGGCAACGCGGTCCGCCACACCGGGGCCCGGGTCTTCGGGCTGCGCATGGTGCGCCGCCGCGGCTGGATCCGGGTCGAGGTCCGCGACCCGTCCCGCGGCCTGCCCTGTCTGATGCCGGTGCAGGAGATGGACACCAGCGGACGAGGGCTCTTTCTCGTCGACACCCTCTCCGACCGGTGGGGCGTCGATCTGCTCCCGCGCGGCAAGACCACCTGGTTCGAGATGCGCACCGCCGACCGCTGA
- a CDS encoding ADP-ribosyltransferase produces the protein MITYRLRRRAAVLVLSLSALLAPAAASASAGAAPAGAPAAPAAEAVPAAAAAAACPVVADRLHAAADRRVDVGRITPEPAYRTTCGQLYRADGRGPEIVFEQGFHPKAPLDGQYDIEKYVLVNQPSPFVSTTYDHDLYKQWKSAWNYYIDAPGGVDVNRTIGDTHKWADQVEVAFPGGIAREFVVGVCPVDRQTKREIMAECVDNPHYEPWRG, from the coding sequence ATGATCACTTACCGTCTGCGGCGCCGGGCCGCCGTCCTCGTGCTGTCCCTCTCCGCGCTCCTCGCGCCCGCCGCCGCCTCAGCCTCGGCCGGTGCCGCCCCGGCCGGGGCCCCCGCCGCCCCTGCCGCCGAGGCTGTACCCGCCGCGGCCGCCGCGGCCGCGTGCCCGGTCGTCGCGGACCGGCTCCACGCCGCCGCCGACCGGCGCGTGGACGTCGGGCGGATCACGCCCGAACCCGCCTACCGGACCACCTGCGGGCAGCTCTACCGAGCGGACGGCCGGGGCCCGGAGATCGTCTTCGAGCAGGGCTTCCACCCCAAGGCGCCGCTCGACGGCCAGTACGACATCGAGAAGTACGTCCTGGTCAACCAGCCGTCCCCGTTCGTCTCCACCACCTACGACCACGACCTGTACAAGCAGTGGAAGAGCGCCTGGAACTACTACATCGACGCCCCCGGCGGGGTGGACGTGAACAGGACCATCGGCGACACCCACAAGTGGGCCGACCAGGTCGAGGTGGCCTTCCCCGGGGGCATCGCACGCGAGTTCGTCGTCGGTGTCTGCCCGGTCGACCGGCAGACCAAGCGGGAGATCATGGCCGAGTGCGTGGACAACCCCCACTACGAGCCCTGGCGCGGCTGA
- a CDS encoding EF-hand domain-containing protein — translation MADIEAARKAFDRYDADGDGFITAAEYKTAMAQMGDWNVTESVAEAVIAAQDTDKDKLLSFDEFWAHLNKA, via the coding sequence GTGGCGGACATCGAGGCAGCACGCAAGGCGTTCGACCGTTACGACGCGGACGGCGACGGCTTCATCACGGCGGCCGAGTACAAGACGGCGATGGCCCAGATGGGCGACTGGAACGTCACGGAGTCCGTGGCCGAAGCCGTGATCGCCGCGCAGGACACCGACAAGGACAAGCTCCTGTCGTTCGACGAGTTCTGGGCCCACCTGAACAAGGCCTGA
- a CDS encoding aminotransferase class V-fold PLP-dependent enzyme codes for MDIEALRRDTPGTAHRTHLNNAGAGLLSGHTLRTVISHLELEAAIGGYEAADRERDRIDAVRGQIARLVGGRADQIALFDNSTHAWNAAFYSMAFEPGDRILTGRAEYGSNVLAYLQAARRTGAEIVVVPDDESGRLDTTALANLLDDRCRLVGVTHVPTSGGLINPAAEIGRLTRAAGVPFLLDATQSVGQFPVDVAELGCDMLTATGRKFLRGPRGTGFLWIHPETPAHREPYVAEIGAATWDGRRGFSWHEGARRFETWEVGWAGVLGLGSAVEQALELGMDAIGRRALRLGARLREGLDAVPGISTHDLGEQRCAIVTCTVDGMAAADTAAALAARGINVSTTDPAQTQFDTENRGVHPLVRLSPHYYNTEDEIDRAVTALAALAAQGRR; via the coding sequence ATGGACATCGAAGCGCTCCGCCGGGACACCCCGGGAACCGCGCACCGCACGCACCTCAACAACGCGGGCGCGGGCCTGCTGTCCGGCCACACCCTGAGAACCGTGATCTCCCATCTGGAGCTGGAGGCCGCGATCGGCGGCTACGAGGCCGCGGACCGGGAACGCGACCGGATCGACGCCGTCCGCGGGCAGATCGCGCGGCTGGTGGGCGGCCGGGCGGACCAGATCGCCCTGTTCGACAACTCCACCCACGCCTGGAACGCCGCGTTCTACTCCATGGCGTTCGAGCCGGGCGACCGCATCCTCACCGGCCGGGCCGAGTACGGCAGCAACGTGCTCGCCTACCTTCAGGCGGCCCGCCGCACCGGCGCCGAGATCGTCGTCGTCCCCGACGACGAGTCCGGCCGGCTCGACACCACCGCGCTGGCGAACCTGCTCGACGACCGCTGCCGGCTGGTGGGGGTCACCCACGTCCCGACCAGCGGCGGTCTGATCAACCCGGCCGCCGAGATCGGACGCCTCACCCGTGCGGCGGGCGTCCCCTTCCTCCTCGACGCCACCCAGTCGGTCGGCCAGTTCCCCGTGGACGTGGCGGAACTGGGCTGCGACATGCTCACCGCCACCGGCCGCAAGTTCCTGCGCGGGCCGCGGGGCACGGGCTTCCTCTGGATCCACCCCGAGACGCCCGCCCACCGGGAGCCGTACGTGGCCGAGATCGGGGCGGCCACCTGGGACGGCCGGCGCGGCTTCAGCTGGCACGAGGGGGCGCGCCGCTTCGAGACCTGGGAGGTCGGCTGGGCCGGCGTCCTGGGACTGGGCTCCGCCGTCGAGCAGGCCCTGGAGCTCGGCATGGACGCGATCGGACGACGCGCCCTCCGGCTCGGGGCGCGGCTGCGCGAGGGGCTGGACGCCGTCCCGGGAATCAGCACCCACGACCTCGGTGAGCAGCGGTGCGCCATCGTGACCTGCACGGTCGACGGCATGGCCGCGGCCGACACCGCGGCCGCCCTGGCCGCCCGGGGCATCAACGTCAGCACCACGGACCCGGCCCAGACCCAGTTCGACACCGAGAACCGGGGGGTCCACCCGCTGGTACGGCTCTCTCCGCACTACTACAACACCGAGGACGAGATCGACCGCGCCGTCACGGCCCTGGCCGCCCTCGCCGCGCAAGGCCGGCGGTGA
- a CDS encoding haloacid dehalogenase type II, translating to MDPALRIEVAVFDVLGTMVDQPGGLRTAVREALAPGDETSEDRLLAGWAEYVAREERRIANGERPYADSAALDREAAERMTGDGSSPDPRSVERLATANQRLAPWADSLGGLAALARLFPVVGLSNASRATLLRLNAHTGLRWHQALSAEDVRAFKPAKAVYRLALDTAACPPERTVMIAAHAWDLRGAQALGMRTAYVHRPGGDPPRDTDTFDWRADGLEELAAVLAPFA from the coding sequence ATGGATCCGGCACTCAGGATCGAGGTCGCCGTCTTCGACGTCCTCGGCACCATGGTCGACCAGCCGGGCGGACTGCGGACCGCCGTCCGGGAAGCGCTCGCCCCCGGCGACGAGACGTCCGAGGACCGGCTGCTGGCCGGCTGGGCGGAGTACGTCGCCCGGGAGGAGCGCCGCATCGCGAACGGCGAACGGCCCTACGCCGACTCGGCGGCCCTGGACCGCGAGGCCGCGGAACGGATGACCGGTGACGGCTCCTCCCCGGACCCCCGGTCCGTCGAACGGCTCGCCACGGCCAACCAGCGCCTCGCCCCCTGGGCGGACTCCCTCGGCGGCCTCGCCGCTCTGGCACGGCTGTTCCCGGTCGTCGGACTCAGCAACGCCAGCCGCGCGACCCTGCTCCGCCTCAACGCGCACACCGGTCTGCGCTGGCACCAGGCGCTGTCGGCGGAGGACGTCCGGGCCTTCAAGCCGGCGAAGGCGGTGTACCGGCTCGCCCTCGACACGGCTGCCTGCCCGCCGGAGCGCACGGTGATGATCGCCGCGCACGCCTGGGACCTCCGCGGCGCCCAGGCGCTGGGCATGCGCACGGCGTACGTCCACCGGCCCGGCGGCGACCCTCCGAGGGACACCGACACGTTCGACTGGCGGGCGGACGGCCTGGAGGAACTGGCCGCCGTCCTGGCGCCCTTCGCGTAG
- a CDS encoding TetR/AcrR family transcriptional regulator, which yields MTISGERYATRAKRRGVQDLTPAGARVLEAASRLFYDLGIRAVGVEAIAEQAGVTKKTLYDCFGSKDDLIVAYLRARDGLWRSMLVKHVNGQEGPPGERILATFGALREWSTERNRRGCAFINASVELAEDHPAREVARDQKAWFLAFLEDLAREGGARAPADLAAAVLILHEGACIAGPMGSVDDAVRRAEAVAAVLVEQSLDA from the coding sequence GTGACCATCAGTGGTGAAAGGTACGCTACGAGGGCAAAGCGCCGCGGTGTCCAGGATCTGACGCCGGCCGGTGCGAGGGTCCTCGAAGCGGCCTCCCGGCTCTTCTACGATCTCGGCATCCGGGCCGTCGGCGTGGAGGCGATCGCGGAGCAGGCGGGCGTGACGAAGAAGACGCTCTACGACTGCTTCGGCTCCAAGGACGACCTCATCGTGGCCTACCTCCGTGCCCGGGACGGTCTGTGGCGATCGATGCTGGTGAAGCACGTCAACGGTCAGGAGGGGCCGCCGGGGGAGCGGATCCTCGCCACCTTCGGCGCGCTGCGGGAGTGGTCGACCGAGCGGAACCGGCGGGGCTGCGCCTTCATCAACGCGTCCGTGGAACTGGCGGAGGACCACCCGGCCCGGGAGGTCGCCCGGGACCAGAAGGCGTGGTTCCTCGCCTTCCTGGAGGACCTCGCGAGGGAGGGCGGTGCCCGGGCCCCCGCGGACCTGGCCGCCGCGGTGCTGATCCTGCACGAAGGGGCCTGCATCGCAGGCCCCATGGGTTCGGTGGACGACGCCGTGCGCCGGGCGGAGGCGGTGGCGGCCGTCCTCGTCGAGCAGTCGCTCGACGCCTGA
- a CDS encoding helix-turn-helix domain-containing protein, protein MLRNPAQDSGNQSGASGRACPARTEPPGTFGQLLRAHRERRGLSLAQFATRVHFNRGHLSKVENGKRTPSVVLAAACDRVLDSGNRFTAIATALEATARPRPGWVHPAQLPSAKRLFTGRQCHLKQLDRWLGSETSLAVPVAVINGPPGVGKTALAVQWAHQAVCDGRFADGQLFVDLEGPEPGRAADPFDILGHLLQAVGVTGEHLPADLHQRAAAFRSYLHGREVLLVLDNAADARQVQHLLPGSPGSAVMVTSRSRLPGLLSRVDAVTLPMAELRRPEAATLLRAMIGDARADADPAAVTVLAERCGHLPLALVLAAENIVSCQHPSADQMAAELKAEEARLDLAEGDVALRHRFDASYRALDAPSARLFRLLGQLPGQVDVAATASTAGVSRDEAVRLLHDLAGAHLIRQQDEHHYLMHDLLRAYAADLSRQLDGDAAGAREEDRAGTVTALVA, encoded by the coding sequence GTGCTACGGAACCCTGCACAGGACAGTGGGAACCAGTCCGGAGCGAGCGGCCGCGCCTGCCCGGCCCGGACCGAACCACCGGGGACGTTCGGCCAGCTGCTGCGGGCCCACCGGGAGCGGCGCGGGCTCTCGCTCGCACAGTTCGCCACCCGGGTGCACTTCAACCGGGGCCACCTCAGCAAGGTCGAGAACGGCAAGCGCACGCCGTCGGTCGTCCTCGCGGCGGCCTGCGACCGGGTACTGGACTCCGGCAACCGGTTCACCGCCATCGCCACGGCGCTCGAAGCCACCGCCCGGCCACGCCCGGGATGGGTGCATCCGGCTCAACTCCCCTCTGCCAAGCGCCTTTTCACCGGCAGGCAGTGTCATCTGAAGCAGCTGGACCGCTGGCTGGGGAGCGAGACGTCCCTCGCCGTCCCCGTCGCGGTGATCAACGGCCCGCCGGGCGTCGGCAAGACCGCCCTCGCCGTCCAGTGGGCGCACCAGGCGGTCTGTGACGGCCGCTTCGCCGACGGACAGCTGTTCGTCGACCTCGAAGGCCCCGAACCGGGACGGGCGGCCGACCCCTTCGACATCCTGGGGCACCTCCTCCAGGCGGTGGGAGTGACCGGCGAGCACCTGCCGGCCGACCTGCACCAGCGGGCGGCCGCCTTCCGCTCGTATCTGCACGGCCGCGAGGTGCTGCTGGTCCTGGACAACGCCGCCGACGCCCGGCAGGTGCAGCACCTCCTGCCCGGCTCGCCGGGCAGTGCCGTCATGGTGACCAGCCGCTCGCGCCTGCCCGGGCTGCTCTCGAGAGTGGACGCGGTCACCCTGCCGATGGCGGAGCTGCGCCGCCCGGAGGCCGCCACGCTGCTCCGCGCCATGATCGGGGACGCCCGCGCGGACGCCGACCCGGCCGCGGTGACGGTGCTGGCGGAGCGGTGCGGGCATCTGCCCCTGGCGCTCGTGCTCGCGGCGGAGAACATCGTGAGCTGCCAGCACCCCAGCGCGGACCAGATGGCGGCGGAGCTCAAGGCGGAGGAGGCCCGGCTGGATCTCGCGGAAGGGGACGTGGCCCTGCGGCACCGGTTCGACGCGTCGTACCGGGCACTCGACGCGCCGAGCGCGCGCCTCTTCCGGCTGCTCGGGCAGCTGCCCGGACAGGTGGACGTGGCCGCCACCGCGTCCACGGCGGGAGTCAGCCGCGACGAGGCGGTCCGGCTGCTGCACGACCTGGCGGGCGCCCACCTGATCCGGCAGCAGGACGAGCACCACTATCTGATGCACGATCTGTTACGCGCCTACGCGGCGGACCTCTCCCGGCAGCTGGACGGCGACGCGGCCGGTGCGCGGGAGGAGGACCGCGCGGGAACGGTGACGGCGCTCGTCGCCTGA
- a CDS encoding cupin: MTLLQVMAADDPRQVRLRSEDTDVIRAQLLRIGVRFSRWRAARRIPAGADDATIMNAYRNHVDHMCAEDGSRVVGIARLAPVPAGPGQRRARAHRARFRRRHLHDEDVMRFVVAGVGCHYLHAAGQVYALACTAGDLVSVPGRTGHWFDAGADPRYTAVRFLRAGDRPRIRFQPGGMAARFPTLDDLLALP, from the coding sequence GTGACGTTGTTGCAGGTCATGGCTGCCGACGACCCCCGCCAGGTGCGGCTGCGGTCGGAGGACACCGATGTCATCCGGGCGCAGTTGCTGCGGATCGGGGTGCGATTCTCCCGATGGCGCGCCGCCCGGCGCATTCCGGCCGGTGCGGACGACGCCACGATCATGAACGCCTACCGCAACCATGTCGACCACATGTGCGCCGAGGACGGAAGCCGCGTGGTCGGCATCGCCCGCCTGGCGCCCGTGCCGGCCGGTCCCGGACAGCGGCGGGCACGCGCGCACCGCGCGAGGTTCCGCCGCCGGCACCTGCACGACGAGGACGTGATGCGCTTCGTCGTGGCCGGGGTCGGCTGCCACTACCTGCACGCCGCCGGACAGGTCTACGCGCTGGCGTGCACGGCCGGGGACCTGGTGTCGGTGCCCGGCCGCACGGGTCACTGGTTCGATGCCGGAGCGGACCCCCGCTACACGGCGGTCCGCTTCCTCCGCGCGGGCGACCGGCCCCGCATCCGATTCCAGCCAGGCGGCATGGCCGCCCGCTTCCCGACACTCGACGATCTGCTGGCGCTGCCGTGA